The stretch of DNA TTAGAAAGAGAGAAATACGATTtagtaattataataatttgaagAATTTAAAGAtcttatgtttttatttacaCTTttgtgaattttattttacatttttacttattttttcagaaaaagaaaaatattattttcgtgTTGCTTTTCCAATAACTtcaaaaaaatatcaacaatGTCAAAACAaccatttttcaaaaacaacaGAAAAACAACACCCtatacttttataaaaataaaataaaatttgtaaaaaaaaaaaaacagctaaagtccataaaaatgtaaaagtttTACTATTTTTGTATGTTTACGAAATAATccatttttttattgtatttatacGACCACTAAACATTTTTTTCATCAATATATAATTTGAAGTTTAAATTTTAACTTTACcaaaaaagtttaaattttaaaaatacagttTGCtgttaaattatagaatgatttTCTTTAGCAAAAAACCCCTAAACTCCATTCCAAAGAGTAAAAACTCTCAAAAACGAAGAAGAGTTAGATGTCATTGAAGATTCATGGCATCAGTCACGAGAGATTGTGTTGTTGAATACAATTTGAATGATTTGACCACAAAATGTAATAagattatgaacaacaatattAACTgacctaaaataataaaaaaaatggcatttaaaaaaaaattaattattaagttttctctctgaactttgacatatactaaattatgtcctttgaacttttttggccgttaaaaattctccgagattgttaaatttaaggatttttatctaattttatttaattttactatttcaagtactaaatcatgcttccaagactttgatatctactaaatcatgtccctcaaacttttatattgtattaaattatacatcctgaattttcattcatattagaattttttcactaaaattagataaaagtctttaaatttaacaatcttaatagttcgggaattttttaacggccaaaaaaattcaagggcataatttaatacatgttaaagttcgaggaaaaaaattactaattaacctTAAAAAAAACTGGCATTTGTAGTTCTTTCATTTTGTACAGACTATTTGATGATTATACACTTTTTGATAAATTATAGTGAggacaaaaattttatttattttaaaaataaataataataataataataataataataataataataacaataaatacaGGTGTGAGAAAGATAGTTAGTTGAACAGTGAgctgaaaaaaaagaaaaagacacAATGAATTACAAtggcatttgtgaaattttgatgaaaaacaAGGGTAGTTTCGAAAGGcaagttttgaaatttttgaggAAATAGAAGGGCAAATATTTGGCATCACAACTATATATGAACCCCACTTACACACCTCTATAGGccatcaccaccaccaccatcaaaATCCTTTGTTGAGATTTTATATTCAAAGAAAGGAAAATGTCACTAGTAACAGAAGAGATCAGAGCCAAAGCTGAGGTATACCGTGGAGATGAAATCTGTCAAGAAAAATCAAAGGAATTGCTAAATGAGATATTCCTTCCAAATGGGTTGTTGCCATTGAAGGACATTGAGGAGTGTGGTTATGTGAGAGAGACTGGTTTTGTTTGGTTAAAGCAGAAAAAGAGTGTTACCCATAAATTTGACAAGATTGGGAAATTGGTTTCTTATGCTAATGAAGTTACAGCCATTGCTGAGCCACACAGGATCAAAAAGCTAACTGGGGTCAAAACCAAAGAGCTTTTGGTTTGGATTACACTCAGTGATATCTATGTGGATAACCCTCCAACTGAGAAGATCACTTTCAAGACCCCTTCAGGCCTTTCTAGGAGTTTTCCTGTCTCTGCTTTTCAGGTTGAAGAAGAACCCAAGAAAGAAGCAAAGGACAACAAAGATGTCAAGGAGAGCACTAAGGATGTCAATGGAGGAGCTGTGGCTTCTCTTCAGGTCAAAGAGGTTTAGGGATTCTCTTCAAGATGAGGACTTGTAGAAAGGAAAATTAAAATCCTATTACCCAAATCTTTGTTGTCTGTTCCATTGGTTTTTCTGTTTTGTTTTTCCATGTTTTTTCTACTTCAAGTTCTACTGCTTTCAAGTCCCTTTTActagtgtttttttttctttttttctctttctttactTATAATGAAATAAAAGTTTAGTGCTTTATGTTATGACACAATTAAAGAACTGAACTTTTGTTTAATGGGTTATTTAGAGACAAGACAGAGATATTGATTTACAGAGATTTTAAAGCAAAAATTAATGTGTCTACTTTACTAATTAGATGTTTGGATCAAAAGGGTAAATATATAAACATCATGGGAACTTTAGAAGTTGTCATTGGTTTGGATTAGATTAATAGAAAGAATCATTTATCATCATCTTCAATCACTTTCCAATTTACACCAATTTTTGGGTTATGGGAATACTTACTGAACCTTGAAATGATGTCTCAACTGGATGCATTTAATCACTGCATTGCTGGAAACAACCCAGTACAGAAAGTCAAAATGGTACAAAAAAAGAAAGTACAGACTAGTGTAGAGTGTCTATGTTGTAAGACAGATGATATTTAATTTCTTGTATATAGGTAGGTAGCAGGAGTTCTAATTAAGATCttattgcaattttttttttctcaattttaatGTCTCAAAACAtatttctagatatttttttgTCAATTGCATATTAtagttataatattaaaattataatttttttttaaaattctaaataattatagaaacacattattttcttaaaaaaaattcaaaaaataaaataaagagattATTATAAGTATAACGTAAATTGCTATAAAAAGTAAAgagattattttacaaatacataaaaacaataaaagattacaaaaatacggttgtaattttaaatatttttataatttttttaattttatttattgaaaatacaATATGTTGATGTattttatattgtactcttgttaatttattattgatttttttgttattttttagctGTTTTGATGATATTTTCCtgttattttcatgtaatttttttattattttaacattgtttttataaaatactgtaaaaatatataaaataaaattaaacgtaaaaatatagaaaaataatatattatataataattctaaaaataaattaaaaattatattccacCGGAAATTAAAATTAGCATTCTACCAATTATTATTAGGTAGATAACCCATTTAACAGAATAACTTCTTTTTTTTAGGTGAACAAGTAAACCTATAAAGATCTTAACTTTAATGCAAATAAATCAGATAAAGCCAAAGAGTTTAACAATGAAGGCTATTTCTCAATCTATTCATTCAAATTTTGTTATCCCAAATGGTAAAAATTGTGCCTGAGAAAAACTATCaagtaagaaaaagaaaagctgGGATTGTATTGAACTTACTTAACCTCGAAATAAGTAACAATTAAGCCAGAAATTTACAGGCATATAAACATGGTTGAAATTGAAAAAGCAAAGAAGCTGTGATCTGAACTCTGTTTTCTTCATCAATAGTAAGTAGAGTTAATGGCTTCAATCAAAACGACAAGTTCAACCGCAATTTTGTAGTAATTTGGTTTGGCCATCAAAACTTTAATGCCTGTCAAGGACAAGTGTTAGAATCCTGGTAATGTACAATACAATTGGAAAAACTTAACTCATAAGAAAGACATTTAAAGCTTGTTTTGTTTTTGGTCAAAGAATATGATATCCTTTTACATCTTTACTACCCCACAATGATTTGCTTTGAGAGGTTTTTAGTTGGCAGTTGAAGCTCTAGTTAAAGCTCTTACTTGTTTATCACATTTTTCACAAATTTCACTGCTCACACTTCTGGATTTGATGtcagtaaattataaattagctCCTTAAGGCTATTCCCAAACCTTCTACAGATTTCTTTCCATTTTTTATTCTTCTTGAAACTATTTGAGGACCAAAATAATAAAGTCTATAGTACATGTGGTCATAGTAGGGCCTAGTAGTTTCACATTCTTCTTATAAAGACTTCTAAATTCCAATCCTTctttttctaatatatatacacaaaaaaaaGTTCTACAATAAACCCTCTAAAGTGATATTTCAGTAGATTTTCTATCTATTTCGATGGCATTAGAGTTTTTTAAGCCattttttttcatgatattttaattatttaggatctcttgtaaatttttaaaaaaaaatctaattttttataatgTTAAAACTAAGAttcaaatattttgttacaCGTGTTACcatttttttcttatacgtGTGGTAAGTAACTGTTTGAACCTTATTTTTGACACTATAAactatttcgaattttttaaaaatttataagaaatcttaaataactacaacatacACAATggtgaaaaagaattaaacTATATAAGAGTCTACCTAAATACTCATTTAGAATAAGGGTATACTGCAGAATAAAAAAGTAATCACTTGAATCTTGTGGAAGCAAACCACATGTTTCACCATATATTCATGACTTTACTCAAATAAGTTATATAACTTTCCACATTGCTTTATTCATGAAAAAAcctttacatatatataaatattttcatatGATTCATTCCCAGCAGAGCAAGCAAGCCAAGTGTTATAAATTAATAGTTGTAAGAAAACAACTTAATATACAAAAGCCTTGCCTAGCCTCACTTGAAGAATTATTCTGCTTACAAATATAGAATACATACCTGAAAAGTCACAAGCCATTTACCATTAATCCATTCCTGATGAGGCCTCAATTCAGAGTGATGAAATTGCATTTCCTCCTTAGTACTCTTAAAGTAGACAAAATATCTTGAGTTTGTATCAATCTTCGAAATCACACCAACCCACCAGCCATCATTGTAAAAAGCATCAACCTCTTCAAACAACCGAAAACAACCATCCCTTAAAGTTTCTGGTGGAGAAGGTCTAATATGGATTTTATCTATCTCTTCTCTCAGAAACTCTTTGTCATCATCTGTCCTCAAGTTCTGGTACTCCACAAGAAACTTGTCTTCCCCTATTGGTTCAACAATGGTTGCTGTGAACCAAGCACCTTGGAAACCATCTTCATCACTGTTCACCTCAATTATAGTCCCCTTCTCAAACCCAAGCGTTTCTTCCTTTGTTTCTTCAGTAGAATTTATCTCCATTTCAATTTGCATTTTCTGTATACATGAGAAACTAAGCTTGTAAAAGCTAAGCAAGACAATGCAGAAGATGACACTCCCATCATATATATTTGAATGAATGAACAGAGCAAAGATAATAAAGAACAAAATGTGAGTTTgctataagaaaatttcttacTATTGTAAGTCAAAAGATATCTGTGGGAAAATAATCTAACTAACAATGTTAATCAAGAACTTAACAGCTAAAGGATTATTCAAGTTAGTAAGAACACAAATTAAACAGAGAAATATACTGGTTCAAGACCATAGATCAATGCAATCCATGGACTTATTCCAGTTTGGGAACACTATCTCTTCTAAGTATTGATTGAGCAATAATCTTTGTACACCACAGTCCAGCAGGAACAACAGCTCTCATAGATTCACTCAAGTGTATCTTTCCTCAAACTCGAAACCGAGCTAGCATATTCATCAACATATGGAGCTCCATACAAAACCCAAGAAAAACCTCTCACTCTTTCTTTGTACCCTCTCAGTTTgctcttctcttctctcttgTCTCGAAAAGTAGATGAAGTTGGCTATGTATTAGGCGTATGATTTGAAATCCCAGTAGGAAGGAAAGTTTGTTGAAGTTGATTGAAAAACCAACTGTCCTAACGGATTTGGTGGGTTGGATTTATAGGAACTAATACCACAATTTCAAATGATTTTGTCCTCATCTAAGAagaatattttgttttgttcttgTTCCCCTATACACAAACAAAATGCATCAAACTTCCTAAACACAATGAACCAATCGTTCtcatgtagaaaatagtgacATTTGGGAAAAGAAGCCAACATGCGAAAATACAGGAGAGAAAATGTCCAAAC from Cannabis sativa cultivar Pink pepper isolate KNU-18-1 chromosome 2, ASM2916894v1, whole genome shotgun sequence encodes:
- the LOC115721346 gene encoding uncharacterized protein LOC115721346, yielding MSLVTEEIRAKAEVYRGDEICQEKSKELLNEIFLPNGLLPLKDIEECGYVRETGFVWLKQKKSVTHKFDKIGKLVSYANEVTAIAEPHRIKKLTGVKTKELLVWITLSDIYVDNPPTEKITFKTPSGLSRSFPVSAFQVEEEPKKEAKDNKDVKESTKDVNGGAVASLQVKEV
- the LOC115721344 gene encoding protein AGENET DOMAIN (AGD)-CONTAINING P1 encodes the protein MPRKPILEPISTSKNSIFTPGSAVEISSKEPGFRGSFYLGSIVSSQASDSYLVEYKTLVEESPNGFQPLREVVRLAQLRPALPPDTKWVCTIGEEVDVYHDDGWWEATVTRDLGNGRFRVFFGDYKEEMEFAKESMRLHRKWVDGIWTPQLVENKEDEQQKMQIEMEINSTEETKEETLGFEKGTIIEVNSDEDGFQGAWFTATIVEPIGEDKFLVEYQNLRTDDDKEFLREEIDKIHIRPSPPETLRDGCFRLFEEVDAFYNDGWWVGVISKIDTNSRYFVYFKSTKEEMQFHHSELRPHQEWINGKWLVTFQALKF